In the genome of Deltaproteobacteria bacterium, the window CCAGATCCACCTGGGTCCACTGGGCGAAGGGTCGGATCAGGCCGGCGGACTCGCCCGGCAGGGGCAAACCCATGGGCCGGGCAAAGCCAAGCCGCTGCAGATAACGGTCATACTTGGCCGCGCCCAATTCCAGGCCGATCTTGGCCATGCCGATATTGCTCGAATACCGGACGATCTCGCTGACGGTCAGTTTTTCGTACTTGTGCGTGTCCTTGATCCGTCGGCCGCCAACCTTCCATTTTCCCTGTTCACAATCGTACTTCGTGTCCGGCGAACAGATCTTTTCCTGAAGCGCGGCCGCGACCACGATGGGCTTCATGGTCGAACCGGGCTCGAAGATGTCCACGGCCAGACGGTTTTTCCATTCCCCGTCGGTTTTTTTGACCACGTTGGGATTGAAAAGCGGATAGTTCGCCCAGGACAGAATCTCGCCAGTGGCCACTTCCACCACCAGGGCCATGCCGTATTTCCCCCGGGCGCGCAGCACCGAACGCTCCAGCGCCTCTTCCGTGGCCAGCTGAACCTGGGAATCGATGGTCAAACGCAGGGTCTCGCCGTTGAACGAGGCGCGGTCGTCACGATCGAGGTTGAAAAGCCGTTTCCCGGCGGCATCTTTCTGGACCGTGTACTTGGCCGACGAAGGCGCCAGCAGATCATTGAAGCTGCGTTCCACGCCCTCGATGCCACGACCGTCCACATTGACAAAACCAAGCAGCTGGCCGGCCATGTAGCCTTGTGGATACTGGCGCGAGTTTTCGGCATCCAGATAAACACCGGGCAGGCGCTCTTCGCGGATGGCCTGGGCCTGGGCGTCGCTGATCTTGCGGGCGACCCAGACAAAGCGCTTCTTGGGATCGAGAACCGTTCCGATATCCTTGGAGCTGGTCCCAAGGATTTTTCCAAGAGCCCGGGACGTGAGCCAGCGGTCGACGATTTCCTTGGGCCGGGCGTACACGGACTGGGTGATGATGGTCTTGGCCAAAAGCAAACCGTTTCGGTCCACGATCTCGCCGCGCTTCCCGGAAACGGTCTCGGAGGCCCAGTACTGCCGGTTCGCCATCTTGGCGTATTCCGGTCCCTTGACCACCTGCACATAATAGGCACGCGCCCACAACCCCATCAGCACCACGCCAAAAATCACGCCGGCAAAAATAATCTTGCCCCGGCTGCGATCCTTGGGCGGCTTGCGCTCCCTGGCGAGGTTGCTTTCTTTTTTGGCCATGCCTTTTTATTCCACCATGCGGATCTGATCTCGCGCCGGAGGCCGCAGTCCGGCCTTTTCCGCCCTGTCGCGCAGGGTTGGCGGCGCGAGCAAATAGTGCAACTCCACCTGAAGCTTGGAATGCTGTTCCAGCATCTCCTGATACTCACGCTCCAGGGCCTTCAGCTTGTAGGCGTGATCCACCCGCTCGATATTGACCCACACCAGCGTCAAACCAAGCACGATGGTCACCAGAAACATGGCGCCAAGGCCCACGAAACCGACACGACCAGCGCTCACGCCTCGTCTCCAAGCCGTTCGGCCACGCGCAACTTGGCGCTCCGACTCCGGCTGTTGACGCGCATTTCCTCGGCGGTGGGCAGCAGTGGCTTGCGAAACGGCAGACGCACCTTTTTTTCATGGCCGCACTGGCAGACGGGGTATTCCGGCGGACACAGGCAACCCGAGCTTTCACGGCGAAACGCATGCTTGACGATGCGGTCTTCCAGGGAATGAAATGAGATGACCGCGATGCGGGCACCCGGAGCGAGCACGTCGATGACGCGGTCCAAAAAAAGCCCGATTTCCTCCAGCTCGCCGTTGACCTCGATCCGCAGGGCTTGAAACGTCTTGGTCGCCGGATGGTTCCGGGCCAGGGCCCGACGCTTGGCGGGATAGGCGGCGGCCACGATTCGGGCCAGTTCCAGGGTGGTCCGGATGGGACTCTCTTCCCTGGCGGCGACAATGGCCCGCGCGATGCGCCCAGCCATGGGTTCCTCGCCATATTCCCAGATGATTTTCCGAAGCCGGTCGTACGAGGCGCTGTTGACGATGTTCGCGGCGGGAGCACCGCCTGAACCAGGATCCATGCGCATGTCAAGAGGGCCGTCGTGAAGAAAGGAAAATCCACGCTCCGGGCTGTCCAATTGCACGGAGGACACGCCCAGGTCGGCGATGACGCCATCCACCCGTGACCAGCCCACCTCCTCCAAGGCGTCCTCGAAATACCGAAACGCGGAATGCACGCAGGTCACGGCATCTCCAAATGGCGCCAACCGGGCCTTGGCCCGAGCCAGGGCATGTTCGTCGCGATCCAGGCCAAGCACGCGGGCCCGCCCGCCGGTCAATTCCATGATCCGGGCGGTATGGCCGCCCAACCCCAGGGTGGCGTCCAGATATCGTCCTCCCGGCTTGGGCGCGATCCAGTCCATGACTTCGTCGCGCATGACCGGGACATGCTGCACTATCTCATTCATACGGCTCCAGATCAGAATCGCAATTCAAAACCGTTGGCGGCCAGGTCGTCCATGACCTCGTCAAAATTGTCCTGCATGGCCTGCTGCTGGGCCTCGAACCGCTCCCGGTCCCAGATCTCGAATTTGCGCCCCACCCCCGCCAGGATGATATCTTTTTGCAACCCCGCGTACTTGCGCAAATGAGGTGGGATGAGCACCCGCCCCTGCTTGTCCAGGATCACCTCCACGGCTCCGGCGATAAAAAAGCGATGAAAATCACGGAAACGACGATTGGCCATGTTCAGCTTGGAAAAGCTCTGCTCGATGACCAGCCACTCCGGCATGGGATACGCGGCGATACAATCGTCAAAATTGGTCAACATGAGCGAGCCGTCCGGGGACTGCGCCAAAACCTCGTCACGGAATTCCGGGGGCAGCATCAGCCGTCCCTTGGGATCCTGGGTTCGTTGCGCATGCCCTCTAAACATATTCCCTCACGTTTTTCCCACTATTTACCACTTTTTACCACCCCATACCCACCGCGCCGCGCGCCCGTCAAGCCGGCGTCGCCGGCCACCGACAAAACCAAGCGTGAAAAACCGATAATTCAGGCAGATACAATTTCACAACATCCGTCAGGAACCGACCAAAACCACGACGTGGCACTTCGCACCGACTTGCTCTCTCAAATTCTTGACACTCTATTTCGAGAGGAATATCCACTGGACTGGATTCGATAACCTACGAAAATCGACTTTACTTTTAATGTAATTCGTTAAATTTTAACAACAAAAAAGACAAATACCGAGCTCGGACACGCATAACGCGAACACAGGATCACAAGTTTTCGCCTTGCTAAACAGCGTCTGCGTTCACAGCAGAAACATTTTTTTTTCAAAACGCATTCATAAGACGTTATATTTCGCGGATCATTGCCATGAATATTTCTTTTTTGCTTCTCTGCACCCTGCTTGGAATGCTCACTGGCATGATGTTTACGTCCAAAGCACGAGTCTGGATCGCATGCACGCTGACTGGTGCGTTGTGCGCCTTGCTCGCTGGCATTTCGATACTCCTTGGGCAACCCTCCTGGTCCTGGACCAACGGCGTGGCCCTGGGAGGACAGACGATATCCCTGAATCTTGACGCGCTGGGTGCCTTTTTTCTCATTCTTTTGTCCGTCGTGGCCTCGGCCGCGTCCGTTTACTCCCTTGGTTATTGGCACCAATCAGCCCACCCCCAAAGCGCGCCTCGCGGACGTTGCTGGTGGAACGCCATGCTCCTGGGCATGGGCGGCGTTCTGCTGGCGGGAAATGGACTGCATTTTCTCCTGGCCTGGGAGCTTTTCGCCGTCAGCGCCTATTTCCTGGTCAGCCTGGAGCGAAACAACAATACAGCACGGAGCGCTGGCTGGCTCTATCTG includes:
- a CDS encoding PASTA domain-containing protein, producing MAKKESNLARERKPPKDRSRGKIIFAGVIFGVVLMGLWARAYYVQVVKGPEYAKMANRQYWASETVSGKRGEIVDRNGLLLAKTIITQSVYARPKEIVDRWLTSRALGKILGTSSKDIGTVLDPKKRFVWVARKISDAQAQAIREERLPGVYLDAENSRQYPQGYMAGQLLGFVNVDGRGIEGVERSFNDLLAPSSAKYTVQKDAAGKRLFNLDRDDRASFNGETLRLTIDSQVQLATEEALERSVLRARGKYGMALVVEVATGEILSWANYPLFNPNVVKKTDGEWKNRLAVDIFEPGSTMKPIVVAAALQEKICSPDTKYDCEQGKWKVGGRRIKDTHKYEKLTVSEIVRYSSNIGMAKIGLELGAAKYDRYLQRLGFARPMGLPLPGESAGLIRPFAQWTQVDLANMAFGQGLGVTMLQMAEAYLCLANEGMRLPLRLVHEPHPTPESVRVFDPAVARAVMTMLEEVVQMDGTGTRARIDGVRVAGKTGTAQKASPTGGYGSEYVASFFAIFPADKPKYLVCMLVDEPQAGHYGGVLVAPEVRNVGVQLLTSSGMLTEPMERTMARPLAPNRFMASVSRECEIKVDNATMPDLKGATVRQALEILVGRNIVPVVSGQGVLVERQKPAPGEKWPADKKCRLWLTQEPS
- the rsmH gene encoding 16S rRNA (cytosine(1402)-N(4))-methyltransferase RsmH, whose amino-acid sequence is MNEIVQHVPVMRDEVMDWIAPKPGGRYLDATLGLGGHTARIMELTGGRARVLGLDRDEHALARAKARLAPFGDAVTCVHSAFRYFEDALEEVGWSRVDGVIADLGVSSVQLDSPERGFSFLHDGPLDMRMDPGSGGAPAANIVNSASYDRLRKIIWEYGEEPMAGRIARAIVAAREESPIRTTLELARIVAAAYPAKRRALARNHPATKTFQALRIEVNGELEEIGLFLDRVIDVLAPGARIAVISFHSLEDRIVKHAFRRESSGCLCPPEYPVCQCGHEKKVRLPFRKPLLPTAEEMRVNSRSRSAKLRVAERLGDEA
- the mraZ gene encoding division/cell wall cluster transcriptional repressor MraZ, which encodes MFRGHAQRTQDPKGRLMLPPEFRDEVLAQSPDGSLMLTNFDDCIAAYPMPEWLVIEQSFSKLNMANRRFRDFHRFFIAGAVEVILDKQGRVLIPPHLRKYAGLQKDIILAGVGRKFEIWDRERFEAQQQAMQDNFDEVMDDLAANGFELRF